Below is a genomic region from Parageobacillus toebii NBRC 107807.
TCCCTTAAACCTACAAACGTGCGAAGGTCGCATGCTTTAAATAACGCCTTTATCTGCTGGTTATCAAATGTTTCTACAATCCTTTTTCTATCCCTCAGCAATTGATGTCTTTCATCGGATTGCTTTTTATGAGATTTCGTCCTTCCAAAAAGTTAAAAAACGCCCTTAAAGCCCTCAAACGGGAATTGATACTGACTGTCTTAAGACCTTTTTCTTTCATGTACATAATGACATTTCGCTTAATGGTTTCTCCTGTCCATTCACTTACACGCAACTCGATTTCTTGCTCTTTCAGCAGTTTTACAAATGCGTTTAACTCACTGCGATAATATTTAATCGTATGTTCCCTTAAATTCCTCAATTCGCAATCCTCAATAAATATCTCTAACAATTCCTCAAATGTGTATTCAATTTCTGTGTTGTCATCAGATATTAGCAACAACTCCTCACGACTCAACTCTCCTCTTCTTCCTCTCTTGCTCT
It encodes:
- a CDS encoding site-specific integrase, encoding MGRIENERELQRKSKRGRRGELSREELLLISDDNTEIEYTFEELLEIFIEDCELRNLREHTIKYYRSELNAFVKLLKEQEIELRVSEWTGETIKRNVIMYMKEKGLKTVSINSRLRALRAFFNFLEGRNLIKSNPMKDINC